The following proteins are encoded in a genomic region of Paenibacillus sp. FSL H3-0469:
- a CDS encoding endo-1,4-beta-xylanase: MKRIIKQVSLVLLAALLLLPAGGYLPAAEAAEAQTTVYHETFANGAGKTSPSGGAILSAVKEVPFAGNADGAALYVNNRKDNWDGVDFKFTDLGLQHGKTYTVTAVVYVDAKVTLPEGAEAALQTVNSYGNYAAIPYVAGQSVTLTKTFTVDTSATDSTKRDHSLRINSNDKGATVPFYLGDLLITSESAPGGGEEPVREPALPFSKITFEDQELGGFTGRAGTETLTVTNEANHTEDGSYSLKVEGRSNTWHGPSLRVEKYVDKGSEYTLSAWVKLIEPASAQLQLSTQVGNDTGASYVALSPKTISTADGWVKYEGSYRYNSVGGEYLTLYVESSNNATASFYIDDINFEHTGTAPVDIQRDLTPLKTAYQNDFLIGNALSAEDLEGVRLDLLKMHHNVATAGNAMKPDALQPTKGNFTFTAADAMVNKVLAEGMKMHGHVLVWYQQSPDWMNLTTDGAGKSVPLGRDEALANLRAHIKGVMEHFGDRVISWDVVNEAMNDNPSNPSNWQAALRKAPWYDAIGPDYLEQAFLAAREVLDQHPEWDIKLYYNDYNDDNQNKAQAIYSMVKELNEKYALTHPGKLLIDGVGMQAHYNINTNPDNVKLSLEKFISLGVEVSITELDIQAGSGNKQTEKERIAQGYLYAKLMDIYKAHADHIARVTFWGMDDRTSWRAESSPLLFDRDLQAKPAYYAVIDPAKFMAEHEPDTAEANVSEAVYGTPVVDGTADGIWASAPEMAVNRYQMAWQGASGTTRTLWDDQNLYVLVQVNDAQLDKSNVNPWEQDSVEIFLDENFGRTTFYESDDGQYRVNYDNEASFSPADIAAGFESATKVTGTNYTLEMKIPFKKITPAGGTKVGFDTQINDAKSGVRQSVAAWNDTTGNGYQDTSVFGVLTLKAKDGAEPPTKPTMAPTPAPEATPAPTATPAPVSGGTSYSSSTPAPKPAPFDVKDGVVTIRPAVKTEGTEAKAVVTAELWQQALKQAAPAADGRKQIIIDLANLTGVASYEAQLPFQGLKTQEKYLLVLQNGLATLSIPSEQLAGITATTEYVSFRVKQSTAEGLNAAALQQTGSRPVVELSLLAGGQKVALPGSSAMTVSIPYKASAEEQSELDSLLVRSLTDNGALSPVVNSRYIAAKEALVFRTPEFGTFAVAYAPLAFTDIGNVSWAKQAASAMAARSIIPDGNSLLAADPVNRADFTASLVKVLELKAAAEAVAGFSDVQNNAAYSKELAAAKQLGIVTGYADNTFKPAGVITRQEMMVIAARALKAAGITPEDSGSIASYTDAGQISAYAKDSVSALLKYGVVNGKNNKLAPGDTLSRAEAAVILYRIWKL; the protein is encoded by the coding sequence ATGAAGAGAATAATCAAGCAAGTCTCTCTGGTGCTGCTGGCAGCCCTTCTGCTTCTTCCGGCAGGCGGGTATCTTCCGGCGGCGGAGGCAGCCGAGGCACAGACCACGGTATATCATGAGACCTTCGCGAACGGGGCAGGTAAGACGAGCCCTTCCGGGGGAGCAATCCTGAGTGCGGTGAAGGAGGTGCCTTTTGCAGGAAATGCCGATGGTGCAGCATTATACGTAAACAACCGGAAGGATAACTGGGATGGGGTTGATTTCAAATTCACCGATCTCGGTCTCCAGCATGGAAAAACGTACACCGTAACGGCTGTTGTCTACGTTGACGCGAAGGTGACGCTCCCAGAGGGAGCAGAAGCAGCGCTGCAGACAGTGAACAGCTACGGGAATTATGCAGCAATACCCTATGTGGCAGGGCAATCGGTCACACTGACGAAGACATTTACTGTGGACACGAGTGCCACGGACTCTACTAAGAGAGACCATTCCTTGCGCATCAATTCCAACGACAAGGGAGCCACAGTACCCTTCTACCTTGGCGATCTTCTGATAACGTCAGAGTCCGCTCCTGGCGGCGGGGAAGAGCCAGTGCGTGAACCGGCTTTGCCGTTCAGCAAGATTACTTTTGAAGATCAGGAATTGGGCGGGTTTACCGGCAGAGCCGGAACCGAGACGCTTACCGTAACGAATGAAGCGAATCATACCGAGGACGGTTCATATTCCCTGAAGGTCGAGGGCAGAAGCAACACCTGGCACGGGCCTTCCCTGCGTGTGGAGAAGTATGTGGACAAGGGCAGCGAATATACCCTGTCTGCCTGGGTGAAGCTGATCGAACCGGCGAGCGCACAGCTCCAGTTGTCCACGCAGGTGGGTAACGATACTGGAGCGAGTTATGTGGCTCTGTCTCCCAAGACGATCAGCACCGCTGACGGCTGGGTGAAATATGAGGGGAGCTACCGCTATAACAGCGTGGGCGGCGAATATCTGACCCTTTACGTTGAAAGTTCCAATAATGCAACCGCTTCCTTTTATATCGATGATATTAATTTCGAGCATACAGGTACCGCACCAGTGGATATTCAGAGGGATCTGACTCCGCTAAAAACAGCCTATCAAAATGACTTCCTGATCGGCAATGCGTTATCCGCCGAGGATCTGGAAGGTGTGCGGCTGGACCTGCTGAAAATGCATCACAATGTTGCTACCGCAGGCAATGCCATGAAGCCGGATGCGCTGCAGCCAACCAAGGGCAATTTCACTTTTACCGCGGCGGATGCGATGGTAAATAAGGTGCTTGCCGAAGGCATGAAGATGCACGGGCATGTGCTGGTATGGTATCAGCAGTCGCCTGACTGGATGAACTTAACCACAGATGGGGCAGGCAAAAGCGTTCCTCTGGGGCGTGACGAAGCACTCGCTAACTTGAGAGCCCACATCAAGGGAGTCATGGAGCATTTCGGAGACCGGGTGATCTCCTGGGATGTCGTCAACGAGGCGATGAATGATAACCCGTCCAATCCTTCCAATTGGCAAGCGGCGCTGCGCAAGGCTCCGTGGTATGATGCCATCGGCCCGGACTATCTGGAGCAGGCGTTCCTGGCGGCCAGAGAAGTGCTGGACCAGCATCCAGAGTGGGATATCAAGCTGTATTACAATGATTACAATGACGATAACCAGAACAAGGCCCAGGCCATCTACAGTATGGTTAAGGAACTGAATGAGAAGTACGCGCTGACCCATCCAGGCAAGCTGCTGATTGATGGTGTGGGGATGCAGGCGCACTACAATATCAATACGAATCCAGATAACGTCAAGCTGTCGCTGGAGAAGTTCATCTCCCTTGGCGTAGAAGTCAGCATTACCGAGCTGGATATCCAGGCCGGCAGCGGGAATAAGCAGACAGAGAAGGAACGGATTGCCCAAGGCTATCTGTATGCCAAATTAATGGATATTTACAAGGCACATGCGGACCATATCGCGCGGGTAACCTTCTGGGGCATGGATGACCGCACAAGCTGGAGAGCGGAGTCAAGCCCGCTGCTGTTCGACAGGGACTTGCAGGCGAAGCCGGCCTACTACGCGGTCATTGATCCGGCCAAATTCATGGCTGAGCATGAGCCGGATACAGCGGAAGCCAACGTGTCAGAGGCGGTCTACGGCACGCCGGTCGTTGACGGAACAGCCGATGGCATCTGGGCTTCTGCGCCCGAGATGGCTGTGAACCGTTATCAGATGGCCTGGCAGGGCGCAAGCGGAACCACGCGTACCCTGTGGGATGACCAGAATCTGTATGTGCTGGTACAAGTCAATGACGCTCAATTGGACAAAAGCAATGTGAATCCATGGGAGCAGGACTCTGTCGAGATTTTCCTGGATGAGAATTTCGGCCGCACGACCTTCTATGAGAGCGATGACGGACAATACCGGGTCAATTACGACAATGAAGCCTCCTTCAGTCCGGCAGACATTGCTGCAGGCTTCGAGTCGGCAACCAAGGTCACCGGAACTAACTATACGCTTGAAATGAAGATTCCGTTCAAAAAAATCACGCCAGCCGGCGGCACAAAAGTCGGCTTCGACACCCAGATCAACGATGCCAAGAGCGGCGTCCGGCAAAGTGTGGCCGCCTGGAATGATACCACCGGCAACGGCTATCAGGACACCTCCGTCTTCGGCGTGCTGACGCTTAAGGCCAAAGACGGCGCTGAGCCGCCGACGAAGCCGACTATGGCGCCAACACCGGCACCGGAAGCAACGCCGGCACCCACAGCGACACCGGCACCAGTATCCGGCGGTACTAGCTATAGCAGCAGCACACCTGCGCCTAAGCCTGCACCGTTTGATGTCAAGGATGGTGTTGTGACAATCAGACCTGCAGTGAAGACCGAAGGCACAGAGGCGAAGGCCGTAGTTACGGCTGAGCTGTGGCAGCAAGCCCTGAAGCAGGCGGCGCCGGCAGCAGACGGACGGAAGCAGATCATCATCGATCTGGCGAACCTGACCGGCGTGGCCTCCTATGAAGCCCAGTTGCCGTTTCAAGGCCTGAAGACGCAGGAGAAGTACCTGCTTGTCCTTCAGAACGGCCTTGCTACGCTGTCTATTCCAAGTGAGCAGCTCGCAGGGATTACAGCAACCACTGAATATGTTAGCTTCCGGGTCAAGCAATCCACAGCTGAAGGCCTGAATGCCGCTGCTCTCCAGCAGACCGGCAGCCGTCCGGTGGTGGAGCTGAGTCTGCTTGCAGGCGGGCAGAAGGTAGCTTTGCCTGGCAGCAGCGCGATGACCGTCTCTATTCCTTACAAAGCGTCAGCGGAAGAGCAGAGTGAACTTGATTCCCTGCTGGTCCGTTCGCTCACCGATAACGGTGCGTTGTCTCCGGTGGTGAACAGCCGTTACATTGCAGCGAAGGAAGCGCTGGTGTTCCGTACTCCGGAGTTCGGCACCTTTGCCGTTGCCTATGCTCCGCTGGCCTTCACAGATATCGGGAACGTGTCCTGGGCTAAGCAGGCAGCCTCTGCCATGGCTGCCCGCAGTATCATCCCGGACGGGAACAGCCTGTTGGCTGCGGACCCTGTGAACAGGGCAGACTTCACGGCCTCCCTTGTAAAGGTACTGGAGCTTAAGGCTGCTGCTGAAGCAGTTGCAGGCTTCAGCGATGTCCAGAATAACGCAGCATACAGCAAGGAGCTTGCGGCCGCGAAGCAGCTCGGCATCGTCACAGGCTATGCGGATAATACCTTCAAGCCGGCGGGCGTCATCACCCGTCAGGAGATGATGGTGATTGCAGCGCGTGCCCTGAAGGCGGCCGGAATCACGCCTGAAGACAGCGGATCAATAGCATCTTACACCGATGCCGGTCAAATCTCCGCCTATGCCAAGGACAGCGTATCCGCACTGCTGAAGTACGGCGTAGTCAACGGTAAGAACAATAAGCTTGCTCCGGGGGATACCCTCTCCCGTGCGGAAGCAGCGGTGATTCTGTACCGGATCTGGAAGCTGTAA
- a CDS encoding TetR/AcrR family transcriptional regulator, with protein sequence MPTSQEQDKLKNRRRGKELEAAILQAVREELTEQGYSNLTMESVAERAGTSKAVLYRRWANRAELVLAAIRDRVPLPLEEVPDHGNLRDDVCGVLRAMNQNNIQAMLNAFYGLVAEMGDMPLASYIFPHGRQNRTMSILLERAVERGEVSAEAVTPRMLSLPSDLARHELMLYNAPMSEETIANIVDEVYLPLVLKR encoded by the coding sequence ATGCCCACTTCTCAAGAGCAGGATAAATTAAAGAACAGACGCAGAGGCAAGGAGCTGGAAGCCGCTATCCTGCAAGCTGTGCGGGAAGAGTTGACAGAGCAGGGGTACTCTAATCTTACGATGGAAAGTGTGGCCGAGCGCGCGGGAACAAGCAAAGCCGTACTCTATCGCCGGTGGGCCAACCGTGCTGAGCTAGTGCTTGCGGCCATCCGGGACCGTGTGCCCCTGCCGCTGGAGGAAGTGCCTGATCACGGGAATTTGAGGGATGATGTATGCGGGGTGCTGCGGGCCATGAACCAGAATAATATTCAAGCAATGTTGAATGCGTTCTACGGGCTTGTAGCGGAAATGGGCGATATGCCGCTGGCCTCCTATATTTTCCCCCATGGGCGTCAAAACAGGACCATGTCGATTTTGCTAGAGCGGGCTGTTGAGCGGGGAGAAGTGTCTGCCGAAGCCGTGACCCCCCGAATGCTCAGTCTGCCGTCCGATCTGGCCCGCCATGAGCTGATGCTGTATAACGCCCCCATGTCGGAGGAGACGATCGCCAATATTGTGGACGAGGTGTACCTGCCGCTGGTGTTGAAGCGGTAA
- a CDS encoding MDR family MFS transporter produces the protein MQNQAKPALEPSEPQAAAKNLMWILMLGILAPIFDTTITNVAIDTLVREFNASVSTIQWVMTGYLLSLAMVIPISGWAVERFGGRRMWLFSLGMFLIGSVLCSMAWNVESLILFRTLQGIGGGLLMPIMQTLAVRAYGGDNMGRKMATIALPALLGPILGPVLGGIIVNHLSWRWIFFVNIPLCVAAIIVAWKGLPKEEHNARTLRLDMSGLLMLSPAIVLILYGLGEVSSHHGFGHTEVLAPVIAGVALLAVFVVYALRKGSEALIDVRLFRVRSLTVSSTLLFLSGLTTYGAMLLLPLYLQQVRGETVLISGLLLVPQGIGMLLTRSLAGKLTDQIGSRPVVLAGTVLTILGTWPLTQLGADTSYYFLSAVLIVRGAGLGAVFLPVMASAYIGLSSKQVPHASSTTRIMQQIGGAFGVSVIAIILQNELNSVLTRDPAALAVAFDHSFMWTIAFSILALIPAAFLPRIRK, from the coding sequence TTGCAAAATCAGGCTAAACCAGCACTTGAACCGTCTGAACCGCAGGCAGCAGCGAAGAACTTGATGTGGATTCTTATGCTTGGTATTCTGGCTCCAATATTCGATACGACGATAACCAATGTGGCGATTGATACGCTGGTCCGGGAATTTAACGCCTCGGTGTCCACGATTCAGTGGGTGATGACCGGGTACCTGCTGTCGCTTGCGATGGTCATTCCGATAAGCGGCTGGGCCGTGGAGCGGTTTGGGGGAAGGAGGATGTGGCTGTTTTCGCTGGGGATGTTTTTAATTGGCTCTGTGCTGTGCAGCATGGCGTGGAACGTGGAGAGCCTGATTCTATTCCGTACCCTGCAGGGGATCGGCGGGGGCTTGCTGATGCCTATCATGCAGACCTTGGCCGTACGTGCCTACGGAGGAGACAATATGGGCAGAAAAATGGCGACCATAGCTCTGCCAGCGCTGCTCGGGCCCATTCTGGGACCGGTGCTGGGTGGAATAATCGTTAATCACTTGAGCTGGAGATGGATCTTCTTTGTCAATATTCCGCTGTGCGTGGCTGCCATAATTGTTGCTTGGAAAGGGCTCCCTAAGGAAGAGCACAATGCCCGGACGCTACGGCTGGATATGTCTGGATTGCTGATGCTGTCTCCGGCTATCGTGCTTATCCTGTACGGTCTTGGAGAAGTCAGCTCCCACCACGGCTTCGGTCATACTGAGGTTCTTGCACCAGTCATAGCAGGTGTGGCGCTTTTAGCAGTATTTGTGGTGTATGCCCTCCGCAAAGGAAGCGAAGCATTGATCGATGTCAGGCTGTTCCGGGTACGTTCCTTAACCGTGTCCTCTACACTGTTGTTTCTATCTGGCTTGACCACCTATGGTGCAATGCTGCTCCTGCCCCTGTATCTCCAGCAAGTCCGCGGTGAAACGGTGCTGATCTCCGGCCTGCTGCTCGTTCCCCAAGGCATCGGGATGCTGCTCACCAGATCACTGGCCGGCAAATTGACGGATCAGATCGGATCTAGACCCGTAGTGCTTGCCGGAACGGTCCTTACCATCCTTGGCACTTGGCCGCTGACGCAGCTTGGCGCAGATACCAGCTATTATTTTTTAAGTGCAGTCCTGATTGTGAGGGGGGCTGGATTAGGGGCTGTTTTTCTGCCGGTTATGGCTTCTGCCTATATCGGTCTGTCCTCGAAGCAAGTCCCGCATGCGAGCAGCACCACACGTATTATGCAGCAGATTGGCGGAGCCTTCGGCGTATCGGTTATCGCAATTATTTTGCAAAATGAACTGAATTCCGTCCTGACTCGTGACCCGGCCGCACTGGCTGTTGCCTTCGATCATTCGTTTATGTGGACGATTGCCTTCTCGATTTTGGCATTAATTCCGGCGGCATTCTTGCCAAGAATACGGAAATAA
- a CDS encoding STM3941 family protein, with product MDYQPYNDGGYQPLVVKPFWFKIVLLLAGSLLFVIVGIWLLKISGEITTDLAILLRTLGIACTVLFGLAAIVYLIMLLRRSPLLVVDAQGIDDQSSAIPGGRLMWEDISDIRLIRYYGQLNICIFLVDPKAYLSRQRGLKRWLMAINLRLAGTPVNIAGQSMRLPLERIYEEMELRRRLWAGRR from the coding sequence ATGGACTACCAGCCGTATAACGATGGAGGTTACCAGCCGCTCGTGGTGAAGCCGTTCTGGTTCAAGATCGTTTTGCTGTTAGCGGGATCATTGCTTTTTGTGATAGTGGGGATCTGGCTGCTAAAAATATCCGGGGAGATTACGACGGATCTTGCCATCCTTTTGCGGACGCTGGGAATTGCCTGCACCGTGCTGTTTGGCCTGGCGGCCATCGTCTATCTAATAATGCTGCTGCGCCGCTCCCCGCTGCTGGTGGTGGATGCCCAGGGTATTGATGACCAGTCTTCGGCGATTCCGGGAGGACGCTTGATGTGGGAGGATATTTCGGACATCCGCCTGATCCGTTACTATGGACAACTGAATATCTGCATCTTCCTCGTTGATCCCAAAGCCTACCTGTCCCGGCAACGCGGACTAAAGCGCTGGCTGATGGCCATTAATCTTAGGCTCGCCGGCACACCTGTCAATATAGCGGGTCAGTCCATGCGCCTGCCGCTGGAGCGGATCTATGAGGAGATGGAGCTGAGAAGACGGCTGTGGGCGGGGCGGAGGTAG
- the alaS gene encoding alanine--tRNA ligase, with protein sequence MKASEIRSKWLQFFESKNHRIEPSASLVPHNDPSLLWINAGMAPLKAYFDGREIPENPRLTNSQKCIRTNDIENVGKTRRHHTFFEMLGNFSIGDYFKEEAITWAWEFLTGKEWIGFDGDRISVTVYAEDEEAFKLWNEKVGLPAERIIKLGDENFWDIGEGPCGPCSEIFYDRGEAYGSDMSDPEMYPGGENERWLEVWNLVFSQFNHNKDGSYTPLPNKNIDTGAGLERFASILQDVDSNFDTDLFQPIIQKTAGLAGVTYKDNVEQDIALKVIADHVRTVTFAVGDGVLPSNEGRGYIIRRLLRRAVRYGKTLGLDRPFLHELTETVGEIMGVYYPSVVENREYIAKIIRLEEERFHETLSDGLAILGEISAKAKADGLSTIAGADAFKLYDTYGFPFDLTEDFASEQGLAVDRAGFDAAMQEQRDRARAARQDSASMKIQGGALAELTVKSEFVGYNDTVTESKVLAIVVDGALQDTVSEGAECQVILASTPFYAESGGQVSDTGVLTGGSVTAKVNGLFKAPHGQHVHLVTVEAGDLKVGDTVRAEVNRAEREDIVKNHTATHLLHKALKEVLGSHVNQAGSLVEGSRLRFDFSHFGAITPEELSDIEQRVNAQIWRSLPVVIENKPIDEAKAMGAMALFGEKYGNVVRVVQVGDYSLELCGGCHVSNTAQIGIFKLLSESGIGSGVRRIEAVTGRYAYQFTESQLDLLKQSAGLLKSSLTDVPKRIETLHAQVRELGRENESLQSKLSATFAAELTSSVITVGGGTQLLAVSVQAGNIDALRSTADELKSKLPEAILVLGAAMDDKVNFVVAVPQELVKKGFHAGKLVKEIAAVCGGGGGGRPDMAQAGGKDASKLGEALKKAEELVAAQA encoded by the coding sequence ATGAAAGCAAGTGAAATCCGTTCCAAATGGCTGCAGTTTTTTGAGAGCAAGAACCACCGTATTGAGCCGAGCGCTTCGCTCGTGCCCCACAATGACCCTTCGCTGCTGTGGATTAACGCAGGTATGGCGCCGCTGAAGGCGTACTTCGACGGCCGGGAGATTCCGGAGAATCCCCGCCTGACGAACTCGCAGAAATGTATCCGCACCAACGATATTGAGAATGTGGGCAAGACGCGCCGCCACCATACGTTCTTTGAGATGCTGGGTAACTTCTCTATCGGCGATTACTTCAAGGAAGAGGCCATCACTTGGGCTTGGGAATTCCTGACCGGCAAGGAGTGGATCGGCTTCGACGGCGACCGGATTTCTGTGACCGTGTATGCTGAGGACGAAGAAGCGTTCAAGCTGTGGAATGAGAAGGTCGGCCTGCCCGCAGAACGCATCATTAAGCTGGGCGACGAGAACTTCTGGGATATCGGAGAAGGCCCGTGCGGCCCGTGCTCGGAGATTTTCTATGACCGCGGTGAAGCGTACGGCAGTGATATGAGTGATCCGGAGATGTATCCGGGCGGTGAGAATGAGCGCTGGCTGGAGGTCTGGAACCTCGTATTCTCGCAATTCAACCATAATAAGGACGGCAGCTATACGCCGCTTCCCAACAAGAATATTGATACCGGTGCAGGCCTGGAGCGCTTCGCTTCCATTCTCCAGGATGTGGATTCCAACTTCGATACCGATCTGTTCCAGCCGATTATCCAGAAGACCGCCGGGCTTGCCGGTGTAACCTACAAGGATAATGTTGAACAGGATATCGCGCTAAAAGTCATTGCCGACCATGTGCGTACCGTTACATTTGCGGTGGGTGACGGCGTGCTTCCTTCCAATGAAGGACGCGGCTATATTATCCGCCGTCTGCTCCGCCGCGCTGTACGCTACGGCAAGACGCTGGGACTGGACCGTCCGTTCCTGCACGAGTTGACTGAGACCGTTGGAGAGATTATGGGAGTATACTATCCTTCCGTGGTCGAGAACCGTGAATATATCGCCAAAATCATCCGTCTGGAAGAGGAACGCTTCCACGAAACGCTGTCCGATGGTCTGGCGATCCTCGGCGAGATCAGTGCCAAAGCCAAAGCGGACGGCCTGAGCACCATTGCCGGTGCCGATGCGTTCAAGCTCTATGACACGTATGGCTTCCCGTTTGACCTGACCGAGGACTTTGCGTCCGAGCAGGGGCTTGCCGTAGACCGCGCCGGCTTCGATGCCGCGATGCAGGAGCAGCGGGACCGGGCGAGAGCAGCCCGTCAGGACAGCGCCAGCATGAAGATTCAGGGCGGTGCCCTGGCTGAGCTTACGGTTAAAAGTGAATTTGTTGGATATAATGACACGGTAACAGAGTCCAAGGTGCTGGCGATTGTGGTTGACGGCGCGCTTCAGGATACAGTTAGCGAAGGCGCCGAGTGTCAGGTGATCCTGGCGTCAACACCATTCTATGCAGAAAGCGGCGGTCAAGTCAGCGATACCGGCGTTCTGACCGGCGGATCAGTGACCGCTAAGGTGAACGGCCTCTTCAAAGCACCGCACGGCCAGCATGTTCATCTGGTTACGGTGGAAGCAGGCGATCTGAAGGTCGGCGATACCGTCCGTGCCGAAGTGAACCGGGCGGAGCGCGAGGATATCGTGAAGAACCACACGGCCACCCACTTGCTGCACAAGGCGCTGAAGGAAGTGCTGGGCAGCCACGTGAATCAGGCTGGCTCTTTAGTAGAAGGCTCACGCCTGCGGTTCGACTTCTCGCATTTTGGAGCCATTACTCCAGAGGAGCTCAGCGATATTGAGCAGCGCGTGAACGCGCAGATCTGGCGCAGCCTTCCAGTAGTCATTGAGAATAAGCCGATAGATGAAGCCAAAGCTATGGGAGCGATGGCCCTCTTCGGAGAGAAATACGGCAATGTTGTCCGTGTCGTTCAAGTTGGCGACTACAGCCTGGAGCTGTGCGGCGGATGCCATGTGTCTAATACAGCGCAGATCGGAATCTTCAAGCTGCTCAGCGAGAGCGGCATCGGTTCCGGGGTGCGCCGGATTGAAGCTGTGACTGGCCGTTACGCCTATCAGTTCACGGAGAGTCAGCTGGACCTGCTGAAGCAATCGGCAGGCCTGCTCAAATCTTCGCTGACCGATGTGCCGAAGCGGATTGAGACCCTGCATGCCCAGGTACGCGAGCTGGGCCGTGAGAATGAATCGCTCCAGTCCAAGCTGAGCGCAACCTTCGCAGCAGAGCTGACCAGCAGTGTAATCACAGTAGGCGGAGGAACGCAGCTTCTTGCGGTCTCCGTGCAAGCTGGCAATATCGATGCTTTGCGCTCGACAGCGGACGAACTGAAGTCCAAGCTCCCGGAGGCCATACTGGTACTTGGTGCTGCAATGGATGACAAGGTGAACTTCGTGGTAGCCGTGCCTCAGGAGCTGGTGAAGAAGGGCTTCCATGCCGGCAAGCTGGTGAAGGAGATCGCTGCAGTCTGCGGCGGCGGCGGCGGCGGACGTCCCGATATGGCGCAGGCCGGAGGCAAGGACGCTTCCAAGCTGGGCGAAGCCTTGAAGAAGGCCGAGGAACTGGTAGCCGCACAGGCTTAA
- a CDS encoding IreB family regulatory phosphoprotein produces the protein MDSMDKTVKFNVKGDEKEASPQEILLAVYDALVEKEYHPINQIVGYLLSGDPAYIPRHNNARSLVRRKERDELIEELVRFYLANHRVDQPK, from the coding sequence ATGGACTCCATGGACAAAACGGTCAAATTCAATGTGAAGGGCGACGAAAAGGAAGCCTCTCCCCAGGAAATACTGCTCGCCGTGTACGACGCGCTGGTGGAGAAAGAATATCATCCGATCAATCAGATCGTAGGATATCTTCTTTCAGGAGATCCGGCTTACATTCCACGCCACAACAATGCGAGAAGTTTGGTCCGGAGGAAAGAGCGTGATGAGCTGATCGAAGAACTGGTCCGTTTCTATCTGGCCAATCATCGGGTGGACCAGCCCAAATGA
- the ruvX gene encoding Holliday junction resolvase RuvX: MKKLGLDYGDRRIGVATSDIFGWTAQSLETIERRGNGNEFDRIRELVKEHEIGEIVVGLPKNMNGSVGPRGEICIEFADKLREQFDLPVHLWDERLTTVSAERVLIDGDVSRKKRKGLVDKMAAALILQNFLDANSKR; encoded by the coding sequence ATGAAGAAGCTGGGACTGGATTACGGCGACCGCAGAATCGGTGTCGCCACAAGCGATATTTTCGGATGGACAGCACAGTCTCTGGAGACCATTGAGCGGCGCGGCAACGGCAATGAATTCGACCGCATCCGTGAGCTGGTCAAGGAGCACGAAATCGGCGAGATTGTCGTCGGGCTGCCGAAGAACATGAACGGCTCCGTTGGACCCCGTGGTGAAATTTGCATCGAATTCGCGGATAAGCTGCGGGAGCAATTCGATTTACCCGTACACCTTTGGGATGAGCGTCTGACGACGGTATCTGCTGAGCGGGTGCTGATTGACGGGGACGTCAGCCGGAAGAAACGCAAGGGGCTGGTGGACAAAATGGCCGCAGCGCTGATTTTGCAAAATTTTTTGGATGCTAACAGTAAAAGGTGA
- a CDS encoding DUF1292 domain-containing protein translates to MTNEQIGQEEEPEIIYIPDEEGNEEEFEVIMKFEVDGSDAKYMMVVPLDSEDEETDEVYAFRYEEDGDDLQLFMIENDEEWAIVEETFNTLVDELDGGAEND, encoded by the coding sequence ATGACAAACGAACAGATCGGCCAAGAAGAGGAACCGGAAATTATCTATATTCCTGATGAGGAAGGTAATGAAGAGGAATTCGAGGTCATCATGAAGTTTGAAGTGGACGGATCGGATGCCAAGTATATGATGGTGGTTCCGCTCGATTCCGAGGATGAGGAGACAGATGAGGTCTACGCGTTCCGTTATGAGGAAGACGGCGACGATCTGCAACTCTTCATGATTGAGAACGACGAGGAGTGGGCCATCGTAGAGGAGACCTTCAATACTTTGGTTGACGAGCTGGATGGAGGAGCAGAGAATGACTGA
- a CDS encoding DUF1292 domain-containing protein, with the protein MTEFSADQAVWTSKLKEVYGETVELEDEQGKSSVYDIIAEFAVGDRAYAVLAGSGRAAEQEILRIVVSPDGLPELESIMDDEEWEDISELYDELTFPADSE; encoded by the coding sequence ATGACTGAGTTTTCCGCTGATCAAGCGGTATGGACTTCTAAGCTCAAGGAAGTATATGGAGAAACAGTAGAACTGGAGGATGAGCAGGGCAAGTCTTCCGTTTACGATATTATTGCAGAATTTGCTGTGGGTGACCGTGCTTATGCCGTTCTGGCCGGATCGGGAAGAGCTGCGGAGCAGGAAATTCTGCGCATCGTAGTTTCTCCGGACGGACTTCCGGAACTGGAGAGCATTATGGACGATGAAGAGTGGGAGGATATTTCCGAGCTGTACGATGAGCTCACCTTCCCTGCGGATAGCGAGTAG